One window from the genome of Phalacrocorax aristotelis chromosome 20, bGulAri2.1, whole genome shotgun sequence encodes:
- the NCMAP gene encoding noncompact myelin-associated protein isoform X1, whose protein sequence is MTTVAPLINNTQFSVNVTTTSQEQSLYQSSGAIVAAIVVGVIIIFTVVLLILKAYNRRMRVKRELEPKSTTTPPALGQNSKSMSQHPTVTFIPVDIHMQNR, encoded by the exons ATGACGACAGTCGCACCACTGATCAATAATACTCAGTTCTCAGTAAATGTGACCACAACGTCTCAGGAACAAAGCCTCTATCAAA GTTCTGGAGCAATAGTTGCTGCCATCGTAGTAGGagtgattattatttttaccgTGGTTCTGCTCATATTGAAAGCATATAACAG ACGCATGAGAGTGAAGCGGGAGCTGGAACCCAAAAGCACAACAACGCCACCAGCTTTAGGGCAGAACAGCAAGAGCATGTCCCAGCACCCTACAGTGACTTTCATACCCGTGGATATCCACATGCAGAACAGATAA
- the NCMAP gene encoding noncompact myelin-associated protein isoform X7 produces the protein MFLALMAHDGAGSQTKMTTVAPLINNTQFSVNVTTTSQEQSLYQSSGAIVAAIVVGVIIIFTVVLLILKAYNRRMRVKRELEPKSTTTPPALGQNSKSMSQHPTVTFIPVDIHMQNR, from the exons ATGTTCCTGGCTCTCATGGCTCACGATGGTGCTGGAAG ccAAACGAAGATGACGACAGTCGCACCACTGATCAATAATACTCAGTTCTCAGTAAATGTGACCACAACGTCTCAGGAACAAAGCCTCTATCAAA GTTCTGGAGCAATAGTTGCTGCCATCGTAGTAGGagtgattattatttttaccgTGGTTCTGCTCATATTGAAAGCATATAACAG ACGCATGAGAGTGAAGCGGGAGCTGGAACCCAAAAGCACAACAACGCCACCAGCTTTAGGGCAGAACAGCAAGAGCATGTCCCAGCACCCTACAGTGACTTTCATACCCGTGGATATCCACATGCAGAACAGATAA
- the NCMAP gene encoding noncompact myelin-associated protein isoform X5 — MNVCLKAPVMFLALMAHDGAGSQTKMTTVAPLINNTQFSVNVTTTSQEQSLYQSSGAIVAAIVVGVIIIFTVVLLILKAYNRRMRVKRELEPKSTTTPPALGQNSKSMSQHPTVTFIPVDIHMQNR; from the exons TTTGCCTCAAAGCTCCAGTGATGTTCCTGGCTCTCATGGCTCACGATGGTGCTGGAAG ccAAACGAAGATGACGACAGTCGCACCACTGATCAATAATACTCAGTTCTCAGTAAATGTGACCACAACGTCTCAGGAACAAAGCCTCTATCAAA GTTCTGGAGCAATAGTTGCTGCCATCGTAGTAGGagtgattattatttttaccgTGGTTCTGCTCATATTGAAAGCATATAACAG ACGCATGAGAGTGAAGCGGGAGCTGGAACCCAAAAGCACAACAACGCCACCAGCTTTAGGGCAGAACAGCAAGAGCATGTCCCAGCACCCTACAGTGACTTTCATACCCGTGGATATCCACATGCAGAACAGATAA
- the NCMAP gene encoding noncompact myelin-associated protein isoform X4: protein MSLVCLKAPVMFLALMAHDGAGSQTKMTTVAPLINNTQFSVNVTTTSQEQSLYQSSGAIVAAIVVGVIIIFTVVLLILKAYNRRMRVKRELEPKSTTTPPALGQNSKSMSQHPTVTFIPVDIHMQNR from the exons TTTGCCTCAAAGCTCCAGTGATGTTCCTGGCTCTCATGGCTCACGATGGTGCTGGAAG ccAAACGAAGATGACGACAGTCGCACCACTGATCAATAATACTCAGTTCTCAGTAAATGTGACCACAACGTCTCAGGAACAAAGCCTCTATCAAA GTTCTGGAGCAATAGTTGCTGCCATCGTAGTAGGagtgattattatttttaccgTGGTTCTGCTCATATTGAAAGCATATAACAG ACGCATGAGAGTGAAGCGGGAGCTGGAACCCAAAAGCACAACAACGCCACCAGCTTTAGGGCAGAACAGCAAGAGCATGTCCCAGCACCCTACAGTGACTTTCATACCCGTGGATATCCACATGCAGAACAGATAA